In Bosea sp. PAMC 26642, the DNA window AGCTCAGCCGAGGGTTCTAGAAAGTTCATTTTCATGATCATCGTGGCTCTCCAATTCGAGGGTCCCGACGAGGCAGAGTGACTGTGGTTAACGGGTTGACAGCACCTGCAAACCACGGCGCACGCTCGCCTCAACCGGGCGGGCGCATTTCGTTAAGCGGAGTGGCTGTCCTCATCGCGGGATGAAACGCGCTCGCAAATCCAGTCTTGAATTTCGCTCAACAGCCACCCGCTGGCCGAGCGCATTGTCGATCCCGTGTGCGTGAGCTTGAATGGGCGCGGGAACATGCCCGTGCCTGTCAGTCGGTAGATTGTAGGGCCACTCAGCCCGGTCATGGCGATGACCTGCTTCAGACGCAGCACAGTTGCGGGTGGTGTGCCCAAAGGTGATGTGATTGTGGGTGAGGTGTGCATGTCGCGCTCCTGTTATGTTCAGAAGCGCCCTAGTAGTCACCCAATCACCAGCTTCGCTGGGGACATTAAATCGTTAACTGCGCCTCAATTCACTTTGACTGCGGCGCACGCGGCTCTCTGCCAAATTAGCGGTCGTTGGAAGACTAATAAATTGATGCCAGAACTCCCTGACACCTTCGTCCGTTTCACCGGCTGAACGCAGTAAGTCGTCGATAGTTTTTTTGACCGGTTGTTCATATTTTAGCTCAGCCGCGCCAGCGTCGGCCAAAAGGCGCCAAGTTTCCGCCAGTATACCGAGCATAGCCTTGCCCTCCGCGGTGGCCATGGCATGGTTGTAAAGTCTCTCAAGTCGTTTCACATCCGCGTTTAAGGACTGCCGCCGAGGGTCATGACCCTGCTCCCCCCTTTTGACTGGTGCGAAGACGACCTCGTTATAGCCAGCTGGCTGGCCTTCAAGAGTCGCGCTCCGCCTCTGGCCCCTGCCGGCATAGCTACCGGCAAGCAGGACAGGCTCAACGCGGTCCTGCCCAGGCTCGCTTACATAGGCTGGGCCAGCAGCCAGTATCTGCCGCACGGTCTGCCTGAGGGCTGGCCCGGTAGACAGCATAGTCATTCGCGAATGCACCCATGCGACTCTGAACCTGTCTGGGTGTACCGCCAGCTGCACATGTGGCCTGCCGCGCTTACTTCTCCGGATATCCATAACCATCAGGCCCGCCCGTTACCTATAGAGCTAACCATGGCCGATACATTTTCGCGTCCAGCCGCAAGCGCCTCAGTCAGGTCACCGACCCGCTGCAGCGCCCCGGCCACCTCGCCAGTGTAGCGCGCTGCCGAGTAGCCTGCGACCAGTGATCCGCCAATGGCCCTGTGGCCCAGCAGGGCGGAGATTACATGGGGCGGCGCACCGCAGTCGCCTGCCAACGTGGCACAAGTGCGACGCAGCGTGTGCGGGGTGACCCCACTGATACCCAGTTTCGCCTTCTGCCGCGTCGTCCAGCGTGGCCAATTCACCAGCGTCGCTCCACGGTCACCGGGAAAGACCAGTGACATGGCATCGCCGCAGTCCATCCCCTGCAGCAACGCCACAGCCTGCCGGGACAGGCCAATCACATGGTCCTGTTCAGCACGCCGCCGGCGGCGCACCACCGGACGGGTGTCCTTGCGCCGCGCAGCCGTAATCGTCCATTGGCGGGTTGTGAGATCGATCTCGCCCCATGTCGCTCCGCAGACCTCCCCACGCCTTGCGCCGGTGAGCAACATGAAGCGCGCTGCGCCGTCGTGGCCTTGGCTGTCGAGGGCTGCCAGCAGCCGGCCTGTCTCCTCCCGATCAAGTACGCGCTGCCCCGTGGCCCCATCAGCCGCCAGCGCTGGTGCTTCAAGCGCCTCGAATCCCGGCGCCATCAGGCCGCGTTTACTAGCCCACCGTGCCAGCGGGCGGATATAAGCCGCAGCATGGGCCCCTGATGACCGCGAGGGCCATGCGTCGATGGCCAACTGCAGCGACCCGGGCGTCGCATCGTTACTGGCACGCTCGAGGTGGGCGCGAAATACGACCTCGATGTGCGCCCGCTGCGCAGCGCCGGATTTAAGGGCTGCCCCCGGGCCATTCTCAAAATAGGCCCTGACGACACTGCCAAGCGTCCCCAAACCTGCGGCAGCGTCCCGGGCGCGCTGCCGTGCCGCATGCTTGGCCGCTGCTGGGTCTACCCCGTCGCTAACCTGCCGTCTTGCCACCTCGGCCCGCCGCCGCGCTTCGGCAAGTCCATGGCCAGAGCCAATGTCGAAGCGCCGGCGGACCCCGTTTAGGTTGACCGACAGTGACCAACTTATTTTCCCCGCTGGCGATAGCCGGGCCCGTAAGCCGGGAACCTTGCCATCAGCGAGTTCCTGCCGATGGCCCGCTGGTTTCCAAGCCTCGATCTGCCGGGCGTTGAGTGGTGGTATCTCTTTTGCCATCGATCGCTCAATGTCCTCTATCCTGTTTTAGGGCTATTTGGGCTCCACTGGGGTTCCACCGTCAGCGAGTCACGGTGGATATTTGTAAGATGCCATGAGTGGAACATAGGAACTAAGCCAATGTATTTTAAGACCATATTGGAACATTATAAGACAATGTGATCCAACCTTGAAGCAACCGGCACCTAGATTGTGGATCTAGAGGTCCCCCGTTCAAGCCGGGGTGGCTGTACCACCCGCACCCCCTCGACCGGTCCGCCCCAATCGGCCACCCTTGAACCGCGTCGTTCCGCTCGCCATATCGACGACAGGCGAGAGGGTCCGCTTCCCGCCTTCGGGGTGCTGCGACCGGCGGGCTTCGAACGACGAGGAGGCGCCTTTCGGGGGCTTCGAATGACGCGTATGCCAAGTTTGTCCCATCCGTTCCTGCTCGGTTTCGACGATATCGAACGGGCGCTGGACCGGGTCACCAAAGGCGCGAGCGAGGGCTATCCGCCCTACAATATCGAGCGGATGCCACGCACCGATGACGAGCCGGATCGCCTGAGGATCACATTGGCCGTTGCGGGCTTTGCGCGCGACCAGCTCGAAATCACGCTGGAGGAAAACCAGCTCACCATCCGCGGCCGGCAGACCGACGACAAGAGCCGGCAGTTCCTGCATCGCGGCATCGCCGCGCGGCAGTTCCAGCGCAGCTTCCTGCTCGCGGAAGGCATGCAGGTGATGGGCGCCGATCTTTCCAATGGTCTTCTTGCGATAGATCTCGTCAGGCCGGAACCGGAACGTCTCATCCGGCGTATCGATATCGTCAATCGGGACTGACGACACGAAAAACGGATGCAGCGCGGTTCTTGCATCCGGTCGCCTTCGTGGTGGCAGACTTCGAACCGCTACTCGCACTGCTCTGAAGGAGGGCGCGATGCACGAGAACAAGATGATGATTCAGGCCAACCCCCTGACCCCCGCCGAATTCGCGGCGCTGGGCACCGGCGAGGTCGCCTATCTGAAGCCGATGAGCTCGGAAGAACTCGTGCGGATTTTCCCGCAGGCGCCGCAGATCAAGCCCGGCCTGCAGCTCTTCGCGCTGCTGTCGGCCGATGGCGCACCGATCCTGGTGACCGATTCCCGCGAGGCCGCGACGGCCAATGCCTGGGAACATGATCTCCGGATGGTGAGCGTGCATTGAAGCTGGCTCAGGCGGCTGTCGCGACACCCGCGACGGCCGCCTCCAGCCTGGCGATGTCGGCCGGCGTCGACAGCCGGTGATCGCCGTCCTTCACGAGCGTCAGCACGACCGGGTCGCTGCTCAGATGCTCGACCAGCTTGACCGCCTGCCGCCATGGCACGTCCGGGTCGGCCATTCCCTGCAGGATATGGACGGGGCAACCGATCCTGATCTCCGATCCGAACATCAGATGCCGGCGCCCGTCCTCGATGAGCGCCCGCGTGATCGGCGTCGGCTCGGGCGCATAGGCGGAAGGCCGCATCCAGACGCCGTCGCGCATGATCGTCTCCTGGATCGCGGCCGGCATCTGCGCCCACATCAGCTCTTCGGAAAAATCGACGGCCGGCGCGATCAGCACGAGCCCGATCGGCGCATGTTTCGTTCCGAGCAGATGCCGGGCGGCCAGCAGTGCGATCCATCCGCCCATGGACGAGCCGACGAGGATCGGCGGCTCCTTGCAATGAGCCGCGATGATGGCCAGCGCGTCCTCCAGCCAGTGCGACAGGGTCCAGCGCGAAAAGTCGCTGCCGGATTCACCGTGGCCGGCATAGTCGAAGCGCAGGAAGCCGCGTCCGTTCGTCTCGGCCCAGGCTGCGAGCGCCTCCGCCTTGGTGGCCCGCATGTCGGACCGGAAGCCGCCGAGCCAGACCACAGGCGGCCCCTTGCCCTCCTGCGCCAGGAAGGCGAGCCGGCGTCGGTCGGCGCC includes these proteins:
- a CDS encoding Hsp20 family protein, which encodes MTRMPSLSHPFLLGFDDIERALDRVTKGASEGYPPYNIERMPRTDDEPDRLRITLAVAGFARDQLEITLEENQLTIRGRQTDDKSRQFLHRGIAARQFQRSFLLAEGMQVMGADLSNGLLAIDLVRPEPERLIRRIDIVNRD
- a CDS encoding tyrosine-type recombinase/integrase, with protein sequence MAKEIPPLNARQIEAWKPAGHRQELADGKVPGLRARLSPAGKISWSLSVNLNGVRRRFDIGSGHGLAEARRRAEVARRQVSDGVDPAAAKHAARQRARDAAAGLGTLGSVVRAYFENGPGAALKSGAAQRAHIEVVFRAHLERASNDATPGSLQLAIDAWPSRSSGAHAAAYIRPLARWASKRGLMAPGFEALEAPALAADGATGQRVLDREETGRLLAALDSQGHDGAARFMLLTGARRGEVCGATWGEIDLTTRQWTITAARRKDTRPVVRRRRRAEQDHVIGLSRQAVALLQGMDCGDAMSLVFPGDRGATLVNWPRWTTRQKAKLGISGVTPHTLRRTCATLAGDCGAPPHVISALLGHRAIGGSLVAGYSAARYTGEVAGALQRVGDLTEALAAGRENVSAMVSSIGNGRA
- a CDS encoding DUF1150 family protein; protein product: MHENKMMIQANPLTPAEFAALGTGEVAYLKPMSSEELVRIFPQAPQIKPGLQLFALLSADGAPILVTDSREAATANAWEHDLRMVSVH
- a CDS encoding AlpA family phage regulatory protein, producing the protein MHTSPTITSPLGTPPATVLRLKQVIAMTGLSGPTIYRLTGTGMFPRPFKLTHTGSTMRSASGWLLSEIQDWICERVSSRDEDSHSA
- a CDS encoding alpha/beta hydrolase, with amino-acid sequence MEPVAPQCFELGEGADRRRLAFLAQEGKGPPVVWLGGFRSDMRATKAEALAAWAETNGRGFLRFDYAGHGESGSDFSRWTLSHWLEDALAIIAAHCKEPPILVGSSMGGWIALLAARHLLGTKHAPIGLVLIAPAVDFSEELMWAQMPAAIQETIMRDGVWMRPSAYAPEPTPITRALIEDGRRHLMFGSEIRIGCPVHILQGMADPDVPWRQAVKLVEHLSSDPVVLTLVKDGDHRLSTPADIARLEAAVAGVATAA